A genome region from Triticum aestivum cultivar Chinese Spring chromosome 2B, IWGSC CS RefSeq v2.1, whole genome shotgun sequence includes the following:
- the LOC123045872 gene encoding probable E3 ubiquitin-protein ligase ARI8 — protein sequence MDSEDDMHDANDSADDDFYSGGEAGLAASDDGDGDYDFADHDSDDSPELLSHRQQQNYCILSEAGIKQRQEDDINRVSTVLSISKSEACVLLRSYNWSVSKVHDEWFVDEERVRKVVGFPEKRIEMPNDRELACGICFENCPHASMSAAACGHPFCSVCWRGYISTAINDGPGCLMLRCPDPSCAAAVGQDMINSLANEEDKEKYGRYLRRSYIEDNRKTKWCPAPGCEYAVEFVVGSGSYDVNCNCSYGFCWNCTEEAHRPVDCATVSKWILKNSAESENMNWILANSKPCPKCKRPIEKNQGCMHITCTPPCKFEFCWLCLGSWSEHGERTGGFYACNRYEAARQEGAYDESERRREMAKNSLERYTHYYERWAANQSSRQKALGDLQSLQNDKLEKLSDIQSQPESQLKFIIEAWLQIVECRRVLKWTYAYGYYLPEHEHAKRQFFEYLQGEAESGLERLHQCAEKELQIYLEAESPSKDFNDFRTKLAGLTSVTRNYFENLVRALETGLNDVGPSTSQSTGIKNTTSKSLGGKSKSGKNRASAAGSKSGSSSRGVDDSNIWTCDQCTYVNPRSAKACQACDHQHR from the exons atGGACTCCGAGGACGACATGCACGACGCCAACGACTCAGCGGACGACGACTTCTACAGCGGCGGGGAGGCTGGGCTCGCCGCCAGCGATGACGGCGACGGCGACTACGACTTCGCCGACCACGACTCCGACGACTCCCCCGAGCTCCTCTCTCACCGGCAGCAG CAAAATTACTGCATATTGAGTGAAGCTGGTATAAAGCAGCGGCAAGAGGATGACATAAATAGGGTTTCAACTGTTCTCTCAATTTCAAAGTCGGAAGCATGTGTTCTTCTTCGCAGCTATAACTG GAGTGTTAGTAAGGTGCATGATGAATGGTTCGTTGATGAAGAACGTGTTCGCAAGGTGGTTGGCTTTCCGGAGAAGCGCATTGAAATGCCAAATGACAGAGAA CtggcatgtggaatttgttttgaaaaTTGCCCCCATGCATCAATGAGTGCTGCCGCATGTGGACATCCTTTCTGTAGTGTATGCTGGAGAG GTTACATTAGCACTGCTATAAATGATGGTCCAGGATGTCTGATGTTGAGATGTCCTGATCCATCCTGTGCTGCCGCAGTTGGACAGGATATGATTAATTCGCTGGCTAATGAAGAGGATAAGGAAAAGTATGGGCGATATCTTCGCAGATCTTACATCGAGGATAATCGAAAG ACAAAGTGGTGTCCTGCTCCTGGATGTGAATATGCAGTAGAATTTGTCGTGGGCAGTGGCAGCTATGATGTTAATTGCAATTGTTCATATGGGTTCTGTTGGAAT TGCACTGAGGAAGCTCATCGTCCAGTAGACTGTGCCACTGTTTCAAAGTGGATCCTCAAGAACAGCGCAGAGTCTGAGAATATGAATTG GATACTGGCTAACTCAAAGCCTTGCCCTAAGTGCAAGCGGCCTATTGAGAAAAACCAGGGATGCATGCATATCACATGCACACCTCCATGTAAATTTGAGTTTTGCTG GCTGTGTCTTGGTTCATGGTCGGAGCATGGAGAGAGGACCGGTGGATTTTATGCTTGTAACCGTTATGAGGCAGCAAGACAGGAAGGAGCG TATGATGAATCTGAAAGGAGAAGAGAAATGGCGAAGAACTCCCTTGAGAGATATACACATTATTATGAACGATGGGCAGCTAATCAGTCA TCAAGGCAAAAGGCATTAGGAGACCTTCAGAGTCTGCAAAATGACAAG CTTGAAAAGTTAAGTGATATACAAAGTCAACCTGAGTCACAGCTCAAGTTCATCATAGAGGCATGGCTACAG ATTGTTGAGTGTAGGAGGGTATTGAAGTGGACATATGCTTATGGTTATTACCTCCCAGAGCACGAACATGCCAAAAGACAGTTCTTTGAATATCTGCAAG GTGAGGCTGAATCAGGTTTGGAGCGGCTGCATCAGTGTGCAGAGAAAGAACTTCAAATATACCTTGAAGCCGAGTCCCCCTCAAAAGATTTCAATGACTTCCGTACAAAGTTGGCTGGATTAACTAG CGTGACTCGcaattattttgagaatcttgtCCGGGCACTGGAGACTGGATTAAATGACGTTGGACCTTCTACTAGCCAAAGCACGGGCATCAAGAACACTACTTCTAAGAGCCTTGGTGGTAAGAGCAAGAGTGGTAAGAACAGGGCATCCGCTGCCGGCTCCAAATCAGGCAGCTCCAGCCGTGGCGTGGACGATAGCAACATTTGGACGTGTGATCAGTGTACATATGTAAACCCCAGATCGGCCAAGGCCTGCCAGGCTTGTGACCACCAACACCGATAG